From Microbacterium sp. LWH11-1.2, one genomic window encodes:
- a CDS encoding RtcB family protein, translating to MERLSARLLSWASLIDEKTLAQAHTTARMPFIHPHLALMPDAHLGKGATVGSVIPTLGAIIPAAVGVDIGCGMIAVRTQFTRGDLEGRELAELREQIERAIPLSAGRYNNKVVTTAEPRIAELEALAEKNGFDPAQYAGNWRLQLGTLGSGNHFIEVSVDERDRVWLFLHSGSRGIGNKIAMKHISVAQRLWAERAHAPEAPRSAQRWVEEAWGWWIDLPDPDLAYLVEGTPEFTRYIRELRWAQHFALLNREEMMDRVARQVSEFLGTAVDEQERINCHHNFTESEKHFGKQVWVSRKGAIQADAGRPGLIPGSMGTASYVVEGLGDPQSLNSSPHGAGREFSRSTARKTFTHEQLREAMTGIEFRDTDAFIDEIPQAYKPIDQVMADAASLVSIRHTLRQLVNVKGD from the coding sequence ATGGAGAGGCTCTCCGCACGGCTGCTGTCGTGGGCGTCGCTGATCGACGAGAAGACACTCGCGCAGGCGCACACCACGGCACGCATGCCGTTCATCCACCCGCACCTGGCGCTGATGCCGGATGCGCACCTCGGCAAGGGGGCGACGGTCGGCTCGGTCATCCCGACGCTCGGCGCGATCATCCCTGCCGCCGTCGGTGTCGACATCGGCTGCGGCATGATCGCGGTCCGCACCCAGTTCACGAGAGGCGACCTCGAAGGTCGTGAGCTCGCGGAGCTCCGGGAGCAGATCGAACGCGCCATCCCGCTCTCGGCCGGCCGGTACAACAACAAGGTCGTCACGACCGCCGAGCCCCGCATCGCGGAGCTCGAGGCACTGGCCGAGAAGAACGGGTTCGACCCCGCGCAGTACGCCGGGAACTGGCGCCTGCAGCTGGGCACGCTCGGATCGGGCAACCACTTCATCGAGGTGTCTGTCGACGAGCGGGACCGGGTCTGGCTGTTCCTGCACTCGGGATCCCGGGGCATCGGCAACAAGATCGCCATGAAGCACATCTCGGTCGCGCAGCGGCTATGGGCGGAGCGGGCCCACGCGCCAGAGGCTCCGCGCAGCGCGCAGCGATGGGTGGAGGAGGCGTGGGGATGGTGGATCGACCTCCCCGACCCCGACCTGGCCTACCTCGTCGAGGGAACACCCGAGTTCACCCGGTACATCCGAGAGCTGCGGTGGGCCCAGCACTTCGCCCTGCTGAACCGGGAGGAGATGATGGACCGCGTCGCGCGGCAGGTGTCCGAGTTCCTCGGGACGGCTGTCGACGAGCAGGAGAGGATCAACTGCCACCACAACTTCACCGAGTCGGAGAAGCACTTCGGCAAGCAGGTGTGGGTGTCGCGGAAGGGTGCGATCCAGGCGGATGCCGGTCGGCCCGGACTCATCCCCGGCTCGATGGGCACCGCTTCGTATGTGGTCGAGGGGCTCGGCGACCCGCAGTCGCTGAACTCGTCGCCGCACGGCGCCGGGCGGGAGTTCTCCCGGTCGACGGCACGGAAGACGTTCACGCACGAACAGCTGCGGGAGGCGATGACCGGGATCGAGTTCCGTGACACGGACGCCTTCATCGACGAGATCCCGCAGGCGTACAAGCCGATCGACCAGGTGATGGCGGATGCCGCGAGCCTCGTGTCGATCCGGCACACGCTGCGGCAGCTCGTCAACGTGAAGGGCGACTGA